From the genome of Papaver somniferum cultivar HN1 chromosome 2, ASM357369v1, whole genome shotgun sequence, one region includes:
- the LOC113354104 gene encoding putative disease resistance protein RGA3 codes for MEELPDSITSLCNLQTLDINHCRLKSLPESVTSLKKLRFLDVSHNPIEEPPGFITKLGSLQTLDVNNCMKLKSLPESVKDLDNLKMFDFDDCPLPEELPEDFGALTQLRYLSLGGTGIKVLPDSCTKLINLEFVHLFDCEVPKEVSNWTKVRRFDKYKTETPMGLGKLVCLEELMYGVREKLANGTEGVEELRNLNRLEDLSIMNLQNVKDPTDAKRANMMGKRSLLMLRLCWSWRHVQEESSSDMMSEQKNSCGFQVQVPLQPHSGLRHLEIINFIGSNLPTWMHALPRLKSLILQNCNGMQQLPAAIGQLQHLTLVELGGLEQLKSLDIGGFPSSKDLYLSRIPSLEDMCCTSDPCPRFQNLYIEDGRKLAEIHLIPCLKSLRLINIGHQVVNSVGRNQTSLTSLELKNVNELVYFPVSILQNNRNLGHLSIIGCSKLQGFRVNEDQENGNEFTLVSPELFIGAGSLQKLVLTNCPVLKFLPDL; via the coding sequence ATGGAAGAGCTACCTGATTCTATTACAAGTCTTTGTAATTTGCAAACGTTGGATATCAATCATTGCAGATTAAAATCTTTACCTGAATCAGTCACAAGTTTGAAGAAGCTAAGATTTCTTGATGTTTCTCATAACCCTATTGAAGAACCACCTGGTTTCATCACTAAACTTGGCAGTTTGCAGACCTTAGATGTCAATAACTGTATGAAACTAAAATCTCTACCCGAGTCTGTGAAAGATCTTGATAATTTGAAGATGTTTGATTTCGATGACTGCCCATTGCCAGAAGAATTACCAGAAGATTTTGGCGCATTAACTCAgttaagatatcttagcttaggTGGTACAGGCATCAAAGTATTACCAGATTCTTGTACTAAACTCATCAATCTTGAGTTCGTGCATCTTTTTGATTGTGAGGTTCCCAAAGAGGTAAGTAACTGGACCAAGGTGAGAAGATTTGACAAGTATAAGACGGAAACACCAATGGGTCTGGGGAAACTAGTTTGCCTTGAAGAATTGATGTACGGAGTGAGGGAAAAACTAGCGAACGGCACTGAGGGTGTCGAAGAGTTACGAAACCTGAACAGGCTTGAGGATCTAAGCATTATGAATCTTCAGAACGTCAAAGACCCAACAGATGCTAAGAGAGCAAATATGATGGGAAAACGTAGCCTTCTTATGTTGAGACTATGTTGGAGCTGGAGACACGTACAAGAAGAGTCATCATCCGACATGATGTCGGAACAGAAGAATTCATGTGGTTTCCAGGTACAAGTGCCTCTCCAGCCTCATTCTGGTCTGAGGCACTTGGAAATCATCAACTTCATAGGGTCTAATCTACCAACTTGGATGCATGCTCTTCCTCGTCTGAAATCTTTGATACTTCAAAACTGCAATGGAATGCAGCAACTTCCAGCAGCTATTGGGCAACTCCAACATCTTACGTTGGTTGAACTTGGAGGATTAGAACAATTAAAGAGTTTGGATATCGGCGGATTTCCTTCTTCAAAGGATCTCTATCTTTCTCGTATACCCTCGCTAGAAGATATGTGTTGTACTTCCGATCCTTGTCCAAGATTTCAGAATCTATACATCGAAGACGGTAGAAAATTGGCAGAAATTCATCTGATTCCTTGTCTGAAGTCGTTGAGGTTAATTAATATTGGTCATCAGGTGGTAAACTCAGTTGGGAGAAACCAGACCTCTCTCACAAGTCTTGAATTAAAAAATGTAAATGAGCTCGTATACTTTCCTGTAAGCATACTCCAAAACAATCGTAACCTTGGACATCTAAGTATTATAGGGTGCAGTAAGTTACAAGGATTTCGAGTAAATGaagatcaagaaaatggaaatgagTTTACTCTTGTTAGCCCAGAATTATTTATCGGTGCAGGCTCTCTTCAGAAGTTGGTTTTGACAAATTGTCCAGTTCTAAAGTTTCTTCCAGATTTATGA
- the LOC113352183 gene encoding putative disease resistance protein RGA3 has protein sequence MSTGEGILTNGATETLNKLVHVVAQEINLAWGVKDELKKLQDTLEMILAVISDAGRRQVTEEAVGLWLRRLKELSYDADDMMDEFSYETMRRSVRGNNMKKKVSVANYASSNTSISYGESSTEQRSRQTESSIDESSIMGREDDKEKIINLLIPSSEKVSVVSMVGMGGLGKTTLAQLVYNDKLVNEQFNLKMWVHVSEYFDVEKLLTKIMESATQSTFDSLSNFDVLASKVREQLNGKKYLLVLDDLWNESDEQWERLCSPLLVGAQGSKILITTRKTQVADVVKGHIPLYKLGKLQDNECWSIIEKKAFSPVERKRQERR, from the exons ATGTCGACTGGTGAAGGGATCCTTACTAATGGTGCAACAGAAACATTAAATAAACTGGTTCATGTTGTTGCTCAGGAGATTAATTTGGCATGGGGAGTAAAAGATGAACTGAAAAAGCTTCAAGACACTTTAGAGATGATTCTTGCCGTCATATCGGACGCCGGGAGGAGACAAGTGACTGAAGAAGCTGTAGGGCTTTGGTTAAGAAGGCTTAAAGAACTTTCTTATGATGCGGATGATATGATGGATGAGTTTTCTTACGAAACCATGCGTCGGTCCGTAAGGGGGAACAACATGAAAAAAAAG GTTTCAGTTGCAAATTACGCCTCTAGCAATACTAGTATTTCTTATGGTGAAAGTAGCACTGAGCAACGGAGCCGACAAACCGAGTCATCTATAGATGAATCCAGCATTATGGGACGGGAGGAtgataaagaaaaaataataaatttgttaatcCCATCATCTGAAAAGGTCTCCGTCGTTTCCATGGTGGGAATGGGGGGACTGGGAAAAACAACCCTAGCCCAACTCGTCTACAATGATAAGTTGGTAAATGAGCAGTTCAACCTGAAAATGTGGGTTCATGTATCCGAATATTTTGATGTGGAAAAGCTCTTAACAAAAATTATGGAGTCCGCAACTCAAAGTACGTTTGATTCTTTATCAAACTTCGATGTACTGGCAAGTAAAGTTCGAGAACAATTAAACGGGAAGAAATATTTGCTAGTGCTTGACGATTTATGGAATGAGAGTGATGAGCAATGGGAGAGACTCTGCAGTCCATTGCTTGTCGGTGCTCAAGGGAGTAAAATCTTAATCACTACTCGTAAAACCCAGGTTGCAGATGTTGTCAAGGGGCATATTCCTCTTTACAAATTGGGCAAATTACAGGATAACGAATGTTGGTCCATTATTGAGAAGAAAGCATTTTCTCCGGTGGAGCGCAAAAGACAAGAAAGACGATAA